A single genomic interval of Spirosoma linguale DSM 74 harbors:
- a CDS encoding efflux transporter, RND family, MFP subunit (TIGRFAM: efflux transporter, RND family, MFP subunit~PFAM: secretion protein HlyD family protein~KEGG: cbg:CbuG_1197 acriflavin resistance periplasmic protein), translating to MKPYYAIALVTLLAACSGEKKTDVQGKREELTELKSQQTELTTKIKTLEAELAKLEPKKQEDVRVKDVTVSPVAATTFKHFVELQGTIDAKNNVQVSPKSGGVVTAVYVKEGDQVRAGQAIAKIDDQLLRESMAEVKTQLSLVTTVYEKQAALWNQQIGTEIQYLQAKNNKESLERRLATLNAQLGQSTVTAPISGVVDQVMVKIGQSAAPGMGLVRVVNLAQLKVVAKVSDTYSGSVHKGDVVLIDFPDLQKSLNSRISFVATTVDPLTRTFTIEAPLPSDNALKPNMLARIKINDETKANAIVINQNLIQSTENGQLVYVAVSEGSKKVAKARPIKTGPSYGGQIAITQGLQAGDQIVTTGYQDLVDGQAINF from the coding sequence ATGAAACCATACTACGCAATTGCCCTGGTGACCTTATTAGCGGCCTGCTCGGGAGAAAAGAAAACAGATGTACAGGGTAAACGGGAGGAACTGACCGAGCTGAAGTCCCAGCAAACGGAGCTGACCACCAAAATCAAGACGCTGGAGGCTGAACTGGCAAAACTTGAGCCGAAGAAACAGGAAGATGTACGCGTTAAAGATGTAACGGTGTCGCCGGTAGCTGCCACAACGTTTAAGCATTTTGTAGAGTTACAGGGTACGATCGATGCGAAAAATAACGTGCAGGTATCGCCGAAATCGGGCGGTGTTGTAACGGCGGTTTATGTAAAAGAAGGCGATCAGGTGCGGGCCGGACAGGCGATTGCAAAAATTGACGATCAACTGCTGCGGGAATCGATGGCCGAGGTGAAAACCCAGCTATCACTGGTAACTACGGTTTATGAAAAGCAGGCGGCTTTGTGGAATCAGCAGATCGGTACGGAAATTCAGTACCTACAGGCGAAGAACAACAAAGAATCGCTCGAACGCCGATTGGCCACCCTCAATGCGCAACTAGGCCAGTCAACGGTAACAGCGCCGATCTCCGGAGTTGTGGATCAGGTAATGGTCAAAATCGGCCAGTCGGCAGCGCCGGGAATGGGCCTGGTTCGGGTTGTGAATTTAGCCCAGCTGAAAGTGGTGGCTAAAGTGTCTGATACCTATTCGGGAAGTGTTCATAAAGGTGATGTCGTATTAATTGACTTTCCGGACTTACAGAAAAGCCTGAACTCGCGCATTTCCTTTGTGGCAACAACGGTTGACCCGCTAACCCGGACGTTCACCATTGAGGCCCCTCTCCCATCCGACAATGCGCTGAAACCAAATATGCTCGCACGGATCAAAATCAACGACGAAACAAAAGCGAATGCCATTGTGATCAACCAAAACCTTATTCAAAGTACAGAAAACGGGCAACTGGTTTATGTAGCGGTGAGTGAAGGTAGCAAGAAAGTAGCCAAAGCACGGCCCATCAAAACCGGACCGTCGTATGGCGGTCAGATTGCTATCACGCAGGGATTACAGGCCGGTGACCAGATCGTTACCACAGGCTATCAGGATTTGGTTGACGGACAGGCGATCAATTTTTAA
- a CDS encoding pyruvate dehydrogenase (acetyl-transferring) E1 component, alpha subunit (KEGG: sil:SPO2240 pyruvate dehydrogenase complex, E1 component, alpha subunit~TIGRFAM: pyruvate dehydrogenase (acetyl- transferring) E1 component, alpha subunit~PFAM: dehydrogenase E1 component), which produces MASVKEKSKQNGKAPAAPAAVAEKIQHPKERYMYWYESMQLQRKFEEKAGQLYGQQKIRGFCHLYIGQEACSSGSFTALTKDDKWITAYRDHGIPIALGSDPKAIMAELFAKQTGSSKGKGGSMHIFDKSVNFIGGHGIVGAQIPMGAGIAFSEKYNKTGNLCITFMGDGAVRQGALHEAFNMAMLWKLPVIFVVENNGYAMGTSVERTSNVTDLYTLAEAYDMPSEPVDAMSVEAVHEAVSRAAERARAGEGPTFLEFRTYRYRGHSMSDPQKYRSKEEVEKYKMRDPIEQVKATILEKGFATEDDLNAIDQKIKGIVDESVKFAEESPYPAPEEAFKDVYMQEDYPFLME; this is translated from the coding sequence ATGGCAAGCGTCAAAGAGAAATCCAAACAGAATGGTAAAGCTCCGGCAGCTCCGGCAGCTGTAGCCGAGAAAATACAGCACCCTAAAGAGCGGTACATGTATTGGTATGAATCCATGCAATTGCAGCGGAAGTTTGAAGAGAAAGCCGGTCAATTGTACGGACAACAGAAAATCCGTGGGTTTTGCCATCTTTACATTGGTCAGGAAGCCTGCTCATCAGGCTCCTTCACGGCCCTGACAAAAGATGACAAGTGGATTACCGCTTACCGCGACCATGGTATCCCGATTGCACTGGGTTCTGACCCAAAAGCAATTATGGCCGAGCTGTTCGCCAAACAAACTGGCTCGTCGAAAGGGAAAGGTGGTTCGATGCACATCTTCGACAAATCGGTCAATTTCATTGGCGGTCATGGGATTGTAGGCGCTCAAATTCCAATGGGAGCAGGCATTGCCTTCTCCGAAAAATACAACAAGACGGGCAACCTTTGCATCACCTTTATGGGCGACGGGGCGGTTCGTCAGGGTGCCTTGCATGAAGCCTTTAACATGGCTATGCTCTGGAAATTACCCGTCATTTTTGTGGTAGAAAACAATGGCTACGCCATGGGAACTTCGGTAGAACGTACCTCAAACGTAACCGATCTGTATACCCTGGCCGAGGCTTACGACATGCCGTCTGAACCTGTCGACGCAATGAGTGTCGAAGCCGTTCACGAAGCCGTTAGCCGGGCCGCCGAACGCGCTCGCGCTGGCGAAGGCCCAACGTTCCTTGAGTTCCGGACGTACCGTTACCGTGGTCATTCTATGTCTGACCCACAGAAATACCGCTCGAAGGAAGAAGTGGAGAAGTATAAAATGCGTGACCCAATCGAGCAGGTGAAAGCAACGATTCTGGAGAAGGGATTTGCTACTGAAGATGATTTGAACGCCATCGACCAGAAGATAAAAGGTATCGTTGATGAGTCGGTTAAGTTCGCCGAAGAGTCGCCCTACCCAGCTCCTGAAGAAGCGTTTAAAGACGTTTATATGCAGGAAGATTACCCATTCCTCATGGAGTAA
- a CDS encoding transcriptional regulator, TetR family (PFAM: regulatory protein TetR~KEGG: azc:AZC_0735 hypothetical protein): MKERILEEAERLFWKYGVRSVTMEDIARNLGISKKTIYQHFAEKEQILYQVIESKIGRNLSEMNCMVVETANPVEELLSVLNMMQRNADHVSPNLLIDIKRYYPQAFTLFSQYKEDAIMRSILQNIQKGISEGLYRSDLNPAILARLRVEQIELAFDNDIFPTDEYSMHDIQSELIHHFVRGMLTEKGFTIYNQYVNQYNHEVKVYKKDGNDLAARLAE, translated from the coding sequence ATGAAAGAAAGGATACTGGAAGAGGCTGAACGATTGTTTTGGAAATATGGCGTTCGGTCTGTAACGATGGAGGATATTGCCAGAAATCTTGGTATATCCAAGAAGACGATTTATCAGCACTTTGCGGAGAAAGAACAGATTCTGTATCAGGTGATAGAGAGTAAAATCGGCAGAAACCTTTCAGAAATGAACTGTATGGTGGTTGAAACGGCAAATCCTGTAGAGGAGCTGTTGAGCGTTCTGAATATGATGCAGCGCAACGCCGACCATGTCAGCCCAAACTTACTCATTGATATAAAACGTTATTACCCACAGGCATTCACGCTGTTCAGTCAGTATAAAGAGGACGCAATAATGCGGTCTATTCTTCAAAATATCCAAAAAGGTATTTCTGAAGGACTATACCGTTCGGATCTCAATCCAGCGATTTTAGCCCGATTACGGGTAGAGCAGATTGAGTTGGCATTCGATAATGACATTTTTCCAACGGACGAATACTCCATGCACGACATTCAGTCAGAACTGATTCACCACTTCGTGCGGGGTATGCTTACCGAAAAAGGCTTCACCATTTACAATCAGTACGTTAATCAATACAACCATGAGGTTAAAGTTTACAAGAAAGATGGTAATGATCTGGCTGCTCGCCTTGCTGAGTAG
- a CDS encoding outer membrane efflux protein (PFAM: outer membrane efflux protein~KEGG: gur:Gura_3409 outer membrane efflux protein), translated as MVMIWLLALLSSTGSLLAQNRQEFSLNEAIKFAVENNINVKNSGLDALSSEARIQEIRGVALPQVSVAGSISDNLIIQRAFLPAKFFNPNAADSDPPIAVQFGVAYSGNATATLNQLLFDASYRLGLKAAETYRQLAQKNIMASKIGVAEQVAKAYYGVLVNEQQIKLLDLNIARVDTLYRNTQALNKQGFAEKIDVSRLEVQVNNLKAERQNVKNLVELSYYLLKFQMGLGINDNITLTEQIQDIDLDAMERATVQSSAEFDYNQRIEFSTLQSQIQLADLDVQSVAKLYYPRLTAFANYGYNTGRNRFGEVVGSPWFNSSVIGLNLSVPVFDGFQKKYQAQQKRFTLQKAQNSGQLLKNSIDLQIRQATITLGNSLQTLRTQKRNVELAQEVARVTKIKYQEGVGSNIEVLDAENSFRQAQTNYFASLYNFLQTKVDADKANGKLYIGN; from the coding sequence ATGGTAATGATCTGGCTGCTCGCCTTGCTGAGTAGTACAGGGTCGTTACTTGCACAAAACCGACAGGAGTTTTCGCTCAACGAAGCAATCAAGTTTGCGGTTGAGAACAACATCAATGTGAAGAATTCGGGGCTGGACGCACTAAGTTCAGAAGCGCGGATTCAGGAGATTAGAGGGGTTGCCTTACCACAGGTAAGTGTTGCCGGATCAATATCAGATAATCTGATTATTCAGCGAGCTTTCCTTCCTGCCAAGTTTTTTAACCCGAATGCGGCCGACAGCGATCCGCCGATTGCGGTCCAGTTTGGCGTGGCTTATTCAGGTAATGCGACGGCTACGCTTAACCAACTATTGTTCGATGCATCGTATCGACTGGGACTGAAAGCGGCTGAGACCTACCGACAACTGGCGCAGAAAAACATAATGGCTTCGAAAATCGGCGTGGCCGAGCAGGTCGCCAAGGCGTATTATGGTGTACTGGTGAACGAACAACAGATTAAGTTGCTCGACCTGAATATTGCCCGCGTTGATACACTGTATCGGAATACACAAGCCCTCAATAAGCAGGGATTTGCCGAAAAAATAGACGTGAGCCGTCTTGAAGTTCAGGTGAATAACCTAAAAGCGGAACGCCAGAATGTGAAGAACCTGGTTGAGTTGAGTTATTACCTGCTCAAGTTTCAAATGGGTTTGGGCATTAATGATAACATAACGCTGACGGAGCAAATTCAGGACATTGATCTGGATGCTATGGAACGCGCTACGGTTCAGTCGTCGGCTGAATTTGATTACAACCAGCGCATCGAATTTTCGACCTTACAATCGCAGATTCAACTGGCCGATCTGGATGTTCAGAGTGTGGCCAAGCTGTATTATCCCAGATTAACTGCCTTTGCCAATTATGGCTACAACACAGGACGAAATAGGTTCGGAGAGGTTGTTGGTTCGCCCTGGTTCAACTCATCTGTAATAGGTCTTAACCTGTCGGTACCCGTTTTTGATGGTTTTCAGAAGAAATACCAGGCGCAACAAAAGCGATTTACGCTGCAAAAAGCGCAGAACAGCGGCCAACTGCTGAAAAACTCCATCGATCTGCAAATCCGTCAGGCAACCATAACGCTGGGGAACAGCCTGCAAACGCTGCGAACGCAGAAGCGTAACGTTGAACTCGCTCAGGAAGTAGCGCGCGTAACTAAAATCAAGTACCAGGAAGGCGTTGGATCAAACATTGAAGTGCTGGATGCCGAAAACTCATTCCGGCAGGCGCAAACGAATTACTTTGCTTCGCTCTATAACTTCCTGCAAACCAAGGTAGATGCCGACAAAGCAAATGGTAAGCTTTACATTGGCAATTAA
- a CDS encoding DNA replication and repair protein RecF (TIGRFAM: DNA replication and repair protein RecF~PFAM: SMC domain protein~KEGG: ppd:Ppro_0003 DNA replication and repair protein RecF), translated as MHLEKLSLTNFKNYEDVRYTFSRQVNVLVGPNGSGKTNLLDAVYFLSLSKSAFQSQDAMSILHDTDYFIIDGIFEEHDDRTVQITISLQRGQRKVLMADKKPYERISEHIGRFPVVLVAPNDTDLVREHSEDRRHFFDGVLSQLDPEYLRNYLMYQQILKQRNSLLKLFAERNQVDNDLLDTYDEPLLELGQKIHDRRRQFIDEFLPGFRSHYAYLSDDREEVTIQYESEVSNPGFADEFRHFRRRDTVLQRTTMGIHKDDYSFIIESGNGQPPVPLKKFGSQGQQKTFVIALKLAQFAQLQAEKDVKPILLLDDIFDKLDDRRIGKLIQQMDEGVFGQLFITDARPERTRQLLTNVKADIKFFEIGA; from the coding sequence ATGCATCTTGAAAAGCTAAGCCTGACCAATTTTAAGAATTATGAAGATGTTCGGTACACCTTCAGCAGGCAGGTAAACGTACTCGTAGGCCCTAATGGAAGCGGAAAAACCAACTTGCTCGATGCGGTCTATTTCCTGTCTCTGAGCAAAAGCGCCTTTCAGAGTCAGGACGCAATGAGCATTCTGCACGATACGGACTACTTTATTATCGACGGGATTTTTGAAGAACACGACGATCGTACCGTTCAGATAACCATAAGTCTACAGAGGGGGCAGCGAAAAGTGCTCATGGCCGACAAAAAGCCGTACGAGCGGATAAGCGAGCACATTGGCCGGTTTCCGGTTGTGCTGGTTGCCCCCAACGATACGGACCTTGTTCGGGAGCACAGCGAAGATCGTCGGCACTTTTTCGATGGGGTGCTCTCCCAGCTCGATCCGGAGTACCTGCGTAATTACCTTATGTATCAGCAGATACTCAAGCAGCGGAACAGCCTACTCAAGCTTTTTGCCGAGCGAAATCAGGTAGACAATGACTTGCTGGACACCTACGACGAACCGCTGCTGGAACTTGGTCAGAAAATCCACGACCGCAGGCGTCAGTTCATCGACGAGTTTTTGCCCGGCTTTCGGTCGCACTACGCTTACCTGAGCGACGACCGCGAAGAGGTAACCATCCAGTACGAATCGGAAGTGAGTAACCCCGGTTTTGCCGACGAGTTCAGGCATTTCCGTCGGCGTGATACGGTGCTCCAGCGAACAACAATGGGTATTCATAAGGATGATTACTCGTTTATAATTGAGTCGGGAAACGGCCAGCCGCCTGTGCCCCTTAAGAAGTTCGGGTCGCAGGGGCAACAGAAAACGTTCGTGATTGCGTTGAAACTGGCTCAGTTTGCCCAGTTACAAGCCGAAAAAGACGTGAAGCCTATTCTGTTGCTGGACGACATTTTCGATAAGCTGGATGACCGGCGAATTGGGAAGCTGATCCAGCAAATGGATGAGGGCGTATTTGGCCAGCTCTTCATCACCGATGCCCGCCCGGAGCGTACCCGGCAATTGCTTACCAACGTCAAAGCGGATATAAAGTTTTTTGAAATAGGTGCTTAA
- a CDS encoding Glyoxalase/bleomycin resistance protein/dioxygenase (PFAM: Glyoxalase/bleomycin resistance protein/dioxygenase~KEGG: bbt:BBta_7202 putative glyoxalase/bleomycin resistance protein/dioxygenase family protein) produces METLINGLHHVTTLAGDTQRNVDYYTDILGLRLVKKTVNFDAPDVYHLYYGNETGSPGTILTFFPYGKLPRGRKGVGQLTYTAFSAPTASLSFWMDRLHERNIPYAGPYKRFAETYVRFEDFDGMGIELVFTDDDQRPGWDNGRIPADFAVRGFHTVTLNEVNPDRTVKLLTETMQHTLVGEEEGRFRFKAGVGGSGNYVDVLHSPKDVHALQGAGSVHHVAFSTDSDKTQLIIQQQLSESGYHVTPVQDRNYFNSIYFREPGGILFEIATNPPGFTVDEPLAELGTALKLPPQYEPRRAKIEAELPLISLK; encoded by the coding sequence ATGGAAACGCTCATAAATGGCTTACACCACGTTACAACCCTTGCTGGTGATACCCAACGGAATGTAGATTATTACACTGATATTCTGGGTTTACGGTTGGTTAAGAAAACCGTTAATTTCGATGCCCCGGATGTTTACCATTTATATTATGGCAATGAGACGGGTTCGCCCGGCACCATTCTGACCTTCTTTCCCTATGGAAAGTTACCTCGTGGCCGGAAAGGTGTTGGACAACTGACTTATACGGCTTTTTCGGCCCCTACGGCGTCGCTCAGTTTCTGGATGGATCGTTTACACGAGCGAAACATTCCGTATGCTGGCCCTTACAAACGGTTCGCGGAAACGTACGTACGCTTTGAGGACTTCGACGGCATGGGCATTGAGCTTGTCTTTACGGACGATGACCAACGTCCGGGTTGGGACAATGGCCGAATTCCCGCTGACTTCGCGGTTCGGGGTTTTCATACGGTTACCCTGAATGAGGTTAACCCCGACCGGACGGTTAAACTTCTTACCGAAACCATGCAACACACGCTGGTAGGGGAGGAAGAAGGCCGTTTTCGGTTCAAAGCGGGCGTTGGTGGCTCCGGTAACTATGTGGATGTATTGCATTCGCCGAAAGACGTTCATGCTTTACAGGGTGCCGGTTCGGTTCACCACGTTGCCTTCTCTACAGATTCTGACAAAACACAGTTAATTATTCAACAGCAGCTATCAGAATCTGGTTACCACGTCACTCCTGTTCAGGACCGGAACTACTTTAACAGTATTTATTTCCGGGAACCTGGTGGTATTTTGTTCGAGATAGCTACAAATCCTCCTGGTTTTACCGTCGATGAGCCTCTTGCTGAACTGGGAACAGCTTTAAAACTACCTCCTCAGTACGAACCCCGGCGGGCTAAAATTGAAGCTGAGTTGCCTTTAATTAGTCTCAAATAA
- a CDS encoding phospholipase/Carboxylesterase (PFAM: phospholipase/Carboxylesterase~KEGG: abm:ABSDF1529 putative carboxylesterase), which translates to MIHNPNNIRTAGKPLEEASKVMIMVHGRGGSVRDILSLSNHIQDKDFAFVAPEAQGNTWYPYSFLRPMNENEPYLSSALEVLASLRGKLQADFNFKLPQIYWLGFSQGACLMLEFVARHAAEYGGVFGLSGGVIGPDETPRNYEGSMGKTPVFLGCSDVDSHVPKKRVLESEAIFQGLGADVTTKLYPNFPHSINEDELNIVNLLIAGDQPRPAII; encoded by the coding sequence ATGATACACAATCCGAACAATATTCGTACAGCCGGTAAACCACTTGAAGAAGCCTCTAAAGTCATGATCATGGTTCATGGCCGGGGTGGTTCTGTGCGGGACATCCTGTCCTTATCCAATCATATTCAGGATAAAGACTTCGCTTTTGTCGCGCCTGAAGCGCAGGGAAACACCTGGTACCCTTATTCGTTTTTACGGCCTATGAATGAAAATGAGCCGTATTTATCGTCTGCTCTTGAAGTGCTGGCCAGCTTACGGGGAAAGCTTCAGGCCGATTTCAATTTTAAGCTACCGCAGATTTATTGGCTTGGTTTTTCGCAGGGAGCCTGCCTTATGCTGGAGTTTGTTGCCCGTCATGCTGCCGAGTATGGTGGTGTTTTCGGCTTAAGTGGTGGAGTGATTGGTCCGGACGAAACGCCCCGTAACTACGAAGGGTCTATGGGTAAAACACCCGTTTTTTTGGGGTGTAGTGATGTAGATTCTCATGTTCCAAAAAAGCGTGTTTTGGAATCTGAGGCTATATTTCAAGGATTAGGCGCCGATGTAACAACTAAATTATACCCAAATTTTCCGCACAGCATTAACGAAGATGAGCTAAACATTGTTAATTTGCTGATAGCCGGAGACCAACCACGCCCGGCTATTATTTAA